The sequence below is a genomic window from Thalassobaculum sp. OXR-137.
ATCATAGGGTCCTGGATCGCGCTCTGCGCGTCCAGGAAGTCGGGGGAGGGAATGGTTAGATGCAGACGGAGGCACCCCCGATGACTGCCCGCACGGACGGCCAATCCCCCTGGCGTTCCCTTCTTCGGATCGCCGATGCGCTGGAGCGCCCGGTGGTCCGGGTCGGCGAGGCGGTGTCGTGGCTGTTCCTGCCGCTAATCGCCATCATCCTGTTCGACGCGCTGACCCGCCGCTACCTGCGCAAGCTCGACTTCGTGATGGAGAGCGACCTGCATTTCTACCTGAACTCGCCGGCGATGCAGGACGCCGAGTGGCACCTGCACGCCATCATCATGCTTTGCGCCCTGGGCTATGCCTGCGCCTGCAACGCCCATGTGCGGCTCGACATGCTGCGCGGCCGGCTCGGCGAGCGGGGGCGGCTCTGGGTGGAGTTCCTGGGCGGGCTGTTCCTGCTCATGCCGTTCATGGCGATCTTCGCCGCCGACTGTTTCGACTTCTTCTGGATCGCCTGGGTGCATGACGAGACGGCGGGCGAGACCAACGGCATCGGCGAGCGCTGGGTGATCAAGTTCTTCATGTTTTTCGGGCCGGTGCTGCTGCTGATGGCCGGCGCCTCGGTGCTGATCCGCCTCGCCGTCCGCCTGTTCGGCCCGCCGGAGCTGGCCCCGGACACAAGGACCGAGGCGATCTCCGCGCGGGACTTTTCGGCGTTCAATTGAACGCAGAACATTCTTCCTTATGTACACTCCCCGGATTTATTCCGGGGCCAACCAACGGGCTGTGCGCGGGCCCCTACGCCTGAGACTCGGAAGGGTGGGCCCCGGAATAAATCCGGGGAGTGGGAGGGGGAGCAACCGGAAGCGGAACACCCCAGGGAACAAGTCCAGGGGTGTCCGAGCTATCAGCGGTTAGGCAGCCTCACTTCATCGGCGAATGGGCCGAGGGGAAGAGGAGGATCGAGTTCATCTCGTCCAGCATCTCCGGCCCATTCTTCACGAACTCCTGCCATTCCGGGTCCTGGCCGCAGGCGTTGCGGGCCTCCATCCGGTGCTCGAAGCTGTCATAGACCCAGAGATGGGAGACCTCGTTCGGCTGGCCGGCCTCAGTGGTGAAGATGCCGACGTTCTTGGAGTACTTCTCGCGCACCGGCTGGATCTCGAGGAACTTCTGCATCCAGGGCTTCGCCTTGCCGACCTTGCAGCGGTAGTAGCGGTATTCGTAGATGTGACCCTCGCCCTCCGGCGGGGACAGCGGCTTCATCGGGTTCAGCAGGCGGATGTCCTGGCGCAGGATCAGCGGGCCGGCCTGGGTCAGGTACTTGTTCTTCCAGTCGGCATTCTCGCC
It includes:
- a CDS encoding TRAP transporter small permease subunit, giving the protein MTARTDGQSPWRSLLRIADALERPVVRVGEAVSWLFLPLIAIILFDALTRRYLRKLDFVMESDLHFYLNSPAMQDAEWHLHAIIMLCALGYACACNAHVRLDMLRGRLGERGRLWVEFLGGLFLLMPFMAIFAADCFDFFWIAWVHDETAGETNGIGERWVIKFFMFFGPVLLLMAGASVLIRLAVRLFGPPELAPDTRTEAISARDFSAFN
- a CDS encoding NIPSNAP family protein translates to MIYELRTYTTPAGKAPVLAKLSGEVGRPIRGNEYGKLEGYWLTEIGALNQVHHLWSYNDLNHRAERRAALGENADWKNKYLTQAGPLILRQDIRLLNPMKPLSPPEGEGHIYEYRYYRCKVGKAKPWMQKFLEIQPVREKYSKNVGIFTTEAGQPNEVSHLWVYDSFEHRMEARNACGQDPEWQEFVKNGPEMLDEMNSILLFPSAHSPMK